In Patescibacteria group bacterium, the following are encoded in one genomic region:
- the murJ gene encoding murein biosynthesis integral membrane protein MurJ, which yields MKLFEKYKKYFISGALILGISSFLSRFLGLVRDRLFAEQFGAGRDLDAYYAAFRIPDFIFNLLILGALSSAFIPIFVDYLSQKKQKEAWHLANSLLNIILGITIVICAIIFIFAPHLMFLIAPGFSGSEKELTAQLTRIMLLSPIFFGFSNIAGAILTSYKRFFFYALAPIMYNLGIIFGAWFLVDPYGIKGIAYGVVIGAFLHFIVQLPSIYKLGYRYKFIFDYTHKGVQRVVNLMIPSIMGLAMTQINLWVITVIASLISVGSITIFNFASNLQYFPVGVFGISIGLAAFPKLAEAVSLKKSMLFKNTFSFAFSKIMFFVIPISVFMLLMRAQIVRLVLGSGKFDWEDTYLTAQSLGLFTLSLFAQALIPLLVRSFYSMQDAKTPVFISIVSMITNIAGGLILSKYFGVLGLALAFSFAALINMLLLFVVLRYRLGDLGDSEIIKSILKTSFLTIISGIVCYCLLIIMANFVDMETFIGILLQASVAFVGGAGVFILLAWVFKFRELGIVKSN from the coding sequence ATGAAATTGTTTGAAAAGTATAAAAAATATTTTATATCAGGCGCGTTGATTTTAGGTATCTCTTCTTTTTTATCGCGCTTTTTAGGTTTGGTTAGAGATAGATTATTTGCTGAACAATTTGGTGCAGGCAGAGATTTGGATGCATATTATGCAGCATTTAGAATTCCAGATTTTATTTTTAATTTGTTGATTTTAGGCGCATTATCTTCGGCATTTATTCCAATTTTTGTTGATTATTTATCACAAAAAAAACAAAAAGAAGCATGGCATTTGGCTAATTCGTTACTGAATATTATTCTAGGAATTACGATTGTAATTTGCGCGATTATATTTATTTTTGCGCCTCATTTGATGTTTTTGATTGCGCCTGGATTTAGCGGATCTGAAAAAGAGTTAACTGCACAATTAACTCGAATCATGCTTTTGTCGCCGATATTTTTTGGATTTTCGAATATCGCTGGTGCGATTTTAACTTCATATAAAAGATTCTTTTTTTATGCTTTAGCTCCAATAATGTATAATTTAGGAATTATTTTTGGAGCTTGGTTTTTAGTTGATCCTTATGGTATAAAAGGAATAGCTTATGGTGTTGTAATTGGCGCATTTTTGCATTTTATTGTTCAACTGCCAAGTATTTATAAATTAGGTTATCGTTATAAATTCATTTTTGATTATACGCATAAGGGTGTTCAGAGAGTTGTAAATTTAATGATTCCATCAATTATGGGTCTTGCAATGACACAGATAAATCTTTGGGTAATTACAGTAATTGCATCATTAATTTCAGTCGGCAGTATTACTATTTTTAATTTTGCGAGCAATTTGCAATATTTTCCAGTCGGAGTATTCGGAATATCAATTGGTCTTGCTGCTTTTCCAAAATTAGCTGAAGCAGTTTCGTTAAAAAAATCAATGTTGTTTAAAAATACTTTCTCTTTTGCATTTTCGAAAATTATGTTTTTTGTAATTCCAATTTCTGTTTTTATGCTGTTGATGCGCGCGCAAATTGTTAGGTTAGTTTTAGGTTCTGGAAAATTTGATTGGGAAGATACATATTTAACAGCGCAATCTTTAGGACTTTTTACTTTAAGTTTGTTTGCTCAAGCATTAATTCCTCTTTTAGTCAGGTCTTTTTATTCGATGCAAGATGCAAAGACTCCAGTTTTTATTAGTATAGTTTCAATGATAACAAATATTGCTGGCGGATTAATATTATCAAAATATTTTGGTGTATTAGGATTGGCTTTAGCGTTTTCTTTTGCAGCATTGATAAATATGTTATTATTGTTTGTAGTATTGAGATATCGGCTTGGTGATTTGGGAGATTCGGAAATTATAAAAAGTATTTTAAAGACTTCTTTTTTAACAATCATTTCTGGAATAGTTTGTTATTGTTTATTAATTATTATGGCGAATTTTGTTGATATGGAAACATTTATTGGAATATTATTGCAAGCAAGCGTTGCATTTGTTGGAGGAGCAGGAGTATTTATTCTATTAGCTTGGGTGTTCAAGTTTCGTGAACTAGGAATTGTAAAAAGTAACTAG
- a CDS encoding Maf family nucleotide pyrophosphatase: protein MDEIILATGSPYRQQLFSNLGLNFRAEKSDVDENFSDRPSDPKKLVIELAKRKALTIAKKNKTGIVIGFDSIGYASGKILEKPVSRKDAFKMLKKLSGSSWYFVTGIFIINIEKNKSLKKVVSTKIYFRQISDFEINKYLDQDKNYCTYASGFNASKYYSSTFCDRISGSYNNLCGGLPLEVIIKMLDKIK, encoded by the coding sequence ATGGATGAAATAATTTTGGCAACTGGCTCGCCATATAGACAACAGTTATTCAGTAATTTAGGATTGAATTTTCGTGCTGAAAAAAGTGATGTTGATGAGAATTTTTCTGATCGACCAAGTGATCCTAAAAAATTAGTTATAGAATTAGCAAAAAGAAAAGCTTTAACAATTGCCAAGAAAAATAAAACAGGAATTGTAATTGGATTTGATTCGATTGGATATGCATCCGGAAAGATATTAGAAAAGCCAGTTTCAAGAAAAGATGCTTTTAAAATGTTAAAAAAACTTTCAGGAAGTTCATGGTATTTTGTGACTGGAATTTTTATAATTAATATTGAAAAAAATAAAAGTTTGAAAAAAGTTGTTTCAACAAAAATATATTTTAGACAAATTTCTGATTTTGAAATAAATAAATATCTTGATCAAGATAAAAATTATTGTACTTATGCTTCTGGATTTAATGCTTCAAAATATTATAGTTCAACTTTTTGCGATCGAATTTCTGGAAGCTATAATAATTTATGCGGAGGTTTGCCTTTAGAAGTAATTATAAAGATGTTAGATAAAATAAAATAA
- a CDS encoding WD40 repeat domain-containing protein, with amino-acid sequence MRKKVLLGVVFFASMILAFLGFAKMTLAWTDITGAISGSSVTDLLYASDGSIYASGTYNDGELAKVWRYTNGSWIDITGDIVGSGVQTLIQTSDGSIYAGGQYNLFHARVWKYANGVWTDVTSDISGYIINSLMLASDGSIYAGGTMTENGSDFFARVWKYSNNIWSDITGTLTGTEIYSLKQFFDGSIYAGGYDVDNAKVWKYSDNSWNDISSNLSEGSVYTLAQTKSGLIFAGGNFDLGSGQFGGVYRYDNGMWNNAGLMTNIVGGVYDLQTLGDIVYVGGYEPTDSGHEAKIWTYSNGVWSGDVLGISTDYHTDVRSLLFASDGLYAGGDQASLAKVWTRSYTTEEWRLIEENNLENGDEVTLLPELNTQTISGQDLILNFTKLPNKLTKNSAYYMQWQRFNAYPKKWKNVKKTALKRYWKLTTNLNKYKAKKSSQKFKVKVTFKYTKKLFNALKKKNSLATKSNLTLKYRNKKTSWKTVTSVFTDAKLVKKNKKMIVKYFTHFPKKTNYFAIGLK; translated from the coding sequence ATGCGAAAAAAAGTATTATTGGGAGTTGTATTTTTTGCGAGCATGATTTTGGCTTTTCTAGGCTTTGCAAAAATGACATTGGCTTGGACAGATATTACTGGCGCAATATCTGGTTCATCGGTAACGGATTTGTTATATGCATCTGATGGATCAATTTATGCTAGTGGTACATATAATGATGGAGAGTTAGCAAAAGTATGGCGATACACAAATGGATCTTGGATAGATATAACTGGCGATATTGTTGGATCAGGAGTCCAAACTTTAATACAGACATCAGATGGATCAATTTATGCTGGCGGACAATATAATCTTTTTCATGCAAGAGTTTGGAAATATGCAAATGGCGTTTGGACTGATGTAACTAGTGATATTAGTGGATATATAATCAATTCTTTAATGTTGGCATCCGATGGCTCGATTTATGCAGGTGGAACTATGACAGAAAATGGTTCTGATTTTTTTGCACGAGTTTGGAAATATTCAAATAATATTTGGAGCGATATAACAGGTACTTTGACTGGAACGGAAATTTATTCTTTAAAACAATTTTTTGATGGTTCAATTTATGCTGGTGGTTATGATGTTGATAATGCAAAAGTATGGAAATATTCTGATAATAGTTGGAACGATATTTCTTCTAATTTAAGCGAAGGTTCAGTGTATACTTTAGCTCAAACAAAAAGTGGATTGATCTTTGCTGGCGGTAATTTTGATCTTGGTTCTGGACAATTTGGCGGTGTTTATAGGTATGATAATGGAATGTGGAATAATGCAGGTTTAATGACTAATATCGTTGGAGGTGTTTATGATTTACAAACATTGGGTGATATTGTTTACGTTGGAGGTTATGAACCTACAGATTCTGGCCATGAAGCGAAAATATGGACTTATTCTAATGGTGTTTGGAGTGGAGATGTTTTAGGGATATCTACAGATTATCATACAGATGTAAGATCTTTATTGTTTGCTTCTGACGGTTTATATGCTGGTGGCGACCAAGCTTCTTTGGCAAAAGTATGGACCCGCTCATATACAACAGAAGAATGGCGCTTGATTGAAGAGAATAATTTAGAAAATGGCGATGAAGTGACATTACTTCCAGAATTAAATACTCAAACTATTTCTGGTCAAGATCTTATTCTTAATTTTACAAAGCTTCCAAACAAATTAACAAAAAATAGCGCGTATTATATGCAATGGCAAAGATTTAATGCATATCCAAAAAAATGGAAGAATGTTAAAAAGACTGCTTTAAAAAGATATTGGAAGTTAACTACGAATTTGAATAAATACAAAGCTAAAAAATCTTCACAGAAATTTAAAGTAAAAGTGACTTTCAAATATACTAAAAAATTATTTAATGCTTTAAAAAAGAAAAATTCATTAGCTACAAAATCAAATTTGACTTTGAAGTATAGAAATAAAAAAACTTCTTGGAAAACTGTGACTTCTGTTTTTACTGATGCAAAATTAGTTAAAAAGAATAAGAAAATGATTGTAAAATATTTTACTCATTTTCCTAAAAAGACAAACTATTTTGCAATTGGATTGAAATAG
- a CDS encoding NUDIX domain-containing protein, whose amino-acid sequence MEKIIIASGPVIIENNKVLLNKHGDDNFWKFPGGKVENFDFKDWNNFLEDSANREVKEEMGIDVKIVKPLKTMLIPKPNEKESYVVLVHFLAERIGDVKPGKDIREWKWIDINNLPEDCAPNVKEIINSL is encoded by the coding sequence ATGGAAAAAATAATTATTGCATCTGGTCCAGTTATTATTGAAAATAATAAAGTGCTATTAAATAAGCATGGAGATGATAATTTCTGGAAATTTCCTGGAGGCAAGGTTGAAAATTTTGATTTCAAAGATTGGAATAATTTTTTAGAAGATTCTGCAAATAGAGAAGTCAAAGAAGAAATGGGAATTGATGTGAAAATTGTAAAGCCATTAAAGACGATGTTAATTCCAAAGCCAAATGAAAAAGAGAGCTATGTTGTTTTAGTACATTTTTTGGCGGAAAGAATTGGAGATGTAAAACCTGGCAAGGATATTAGAGAATGGAAATGGATTGATATTAATAATTTGCCAGAAGATTGTGCACCAAATGTAAAAGAGATAATAAATTCTCTCTAA
- the lepA gene encoding translation elongation factor 4, with the protein MVNDIKTIRNFCIIAHIDHGKSTLADRLLELTNTIEKRKMQAQLLDQMDLERERGITIKLQPVRLNYNLNGQDYVLNLIDTPGHVDFTYEVSRSIAACEGALLLVDATKGVQAQTIANLYLALEHDLEIIPIINKIDLPNANVEKVCREIIQLLGCKDDEILKISAKTGEGVPQVLEKIVEKIPAPEKSDNDELKSLIFDSVFSEYKGAIAYIRIFSGSVKIGDTIKMMSTGKESEVLEVGVFKPKQVEIDKLTSGEVGYVVAGLKEVSECRVGDTMASPNITEPLPGYKEVKPMVFASFYPENADDFDGLKDALGKLKLNDAALDYEIESSKALGRGFRCGFLGLLHLEIITERLKREFGLTLTITVPSVAYKINLKSKKQITIFSAADLPDLSLVDSIAEPWVSMDVISPSNYVGKLMELMQFYRGQYKNTEYLDETRSILHYDVPLAEVITDFYDKLKSVSSGYASVNYEISDYKIEDLARLDVLVANDLVLALSRIIPRERVLAEAKSIVKKLKNVVPQQSFQVSLQAAIGGKIIAREDIKAMRKDVIAKLYGGDVTRKKKLLEKQKKGKRKMKELGRVRIPQEAFLEVLKK; encoded by the coding sequence ATGGTAAATGATATTAAAACAATTCGAAATTTCTGTATTATTGCCCACATTGATCACGGAAAATCAACTTTGGCTGATCGGCTTTTGGAATTGACAAATACGATTGAAAAAAGAAAAATGCAGGCGCAACTTCTTGATCAAATGGATCTGGAAAGAGAAAGAGGAATCACAATCAAATTACAGCCAGTTAGATTAAATTATAATTTGAATGGTCAAGATTACGTTTTGAATTTAATTGATACTCCTGGTCATGTTGATTTTACTTATGAAGTATCTCGTAGTATTGCAGCTTGCGAAGGAGCTTTACTTTTAGTTGATGCAACAAAAGGCGTGCAGGCCCAGACAATTGCAAATCTTTATTTAGCTCTTGAACATGATTTAGAAATTATTCCAATTATTAACAAAATAGATTTACCGAATGCAAATGTAGAAAAAGTTTGCAGAGAAATTATTCAATTATTAGGCTGTAAAGATGATGAGATTTTAAAAATTTCAGCAAAGACTGGTGAAGGCGTTCCTCAAGTTTTAGAAAAAATTGTTGAAAAAATTCCAGCTCCTGAAAAATCAGATAACGATGAATTAAAGTCATTAATTTTTGATTCTGTTTTTAGTGAATATAAAGGTGCAATTGCCTACATCAGAATTTTTAGCGGATCAGTAAAAATTGGTGATACTATAAAGATGATGTCAACAGGTAAAGAATCAGAAGTTTTAGAAGTTGGTGTATTTAAACCAAAACAAGTTGAAATAGATAAATTAACATCAGGAGAAGTTGGCTATGTTGTTGCTGGATTGAAAGAAGTTTCTGAATGTCGTGTTGGTGATACTATGGCATCTCCAAATATTACTGAGCCATTGCCAGGATATAAAGAAGTAAAACCAATGGTGTTTGCATCTTTTTATCCAGAGAATGCTGATGATTTTGATGGCTTAAAAGATGCTTTAGGAAAATTAAAATTAAATGATGCAGCATTGGATTATGAAATTGAATCTTCAAAAGCTTTAGGTAGAGGTTTTCGTTGTGGATTTTTGGGACTTTTGCATTTGGAAATTATTACGGAAAGATTAAAAAGAGAATTTGGTTTAACTTTGACAATTACTGTTCCATCTGTTGCATATAAAATAAATCTTAAATCAAAAAAACAAATTACAATATTTAGCGCTGCTGATTTGCCGGATTTGAGTTTGGTTGATAGCATTGCCGAGCCTTGGGTTTCGATGGATGTTATCTCGCCAAGCAATTATGTTGGAAAATTAATGGAGTTAATGCAATTTTATCGAGGTCAGTATAAAAATACTGAATATTTGGACGAGACAAGATCTATTTTGCATTATGATGTGCCTTTGGCGGAAGTAATTACTGATTTTTATGATAAATTAAAAAGCGTATCATCTGGATACGCATCAGTTAATTATGAGATTTCTGATTATAAGATTGAAGATTTGGCTAGGCTCGATGTTTTAGTTGCTAATGATTTGGTATTGGCATTATCTAGAATTATTCCAAGAGAAAGAGTACTTGCAGAAGCAAAAAGTATTGTTAAAAAATTAAAAAATGTTGTACCTCAACAAAGTTTTCAAGTTTCATTGCAAGCAGCAATTGGCGGAAAAATTATTGCACGTGAAGATATTAAGGCAATGAGAAAAGATGTTATTGCAAAATTATATGGTGGAGATGTGACAAGAAAAAAGAAATTATTAGAGAAGCAGAAAAAAGGAAAGAGAAAGATGAAGGAATTAGGACGTGTTAGGATTCCACAAGAAGCGTTTTTGGAAGTACTCAAAAAATAG
- a CDS encoding PH domain-containing protein, producing the protein MFEDYFSQDLKQDEEVVVIFRKSWGSRLFSIVKIILFFAIPLLFSFVLFKHWIGGIIFLLLLLFAVLYTLYVWINWYFDSVVITNQRIIKVSQKGLFNRAVEEFPLDHVGNVSYEIPGFLATFFKYGTLKIEMDYGKKTDLECLTGPRQTQDLVIELSRLARKKISAEELIEFISRVKWDVYKREGGLQKKEKIE; encoded by the coding sequence ATGTTTGAAGATTATTTTTCTCAAGATTTAAAACAAGATGAAGAGGTGGTCGTAATTTTCCGAAAAAGCTGGGGAAGTCGTCTCTTCTCTATTGTAAAAATAATTCTATTTTTTGCAATACCTTTATTGTTTTCTTTTGTTTTATTTAAACATTGGATTGGCGGAATCATATTCTTATTGCTCTTGTTATTTGCTGTTTTGTATACTTTATATGTGTGGATAAATTGGTATTTTGATAGTGTAGTGATCACAAATCAGAGAATTATTAAAGTCAGTCAAAAAGGACTTTTTAATAGGGCTGTTGAGGAATTTCCTTTGGATCATGTTGGAAATGTTAGCTACGAAATTCCTGGTTTTTTGGCAACTTTTTTCAAATATGGAACTTTAAAAATAGAAATGGATTATGGCAAGAAAACAGATTTAGAATGTTTGACTGGTCCAAGACAGACTCAAGACTTGGTTATTGAATTGTCGCGTTTAGCTCGCAAAAAGATTTCTGCAGAAGAATTGATTGAATTTATTTCTCGTGTAAAATGGGATGTTTATAAAAGAGAAGGCGGATTGCAGAAAAAAGAAAAGATTGAATAA
- a CDS encoding septum formation initiator family protein, whose amino-acid sequence MKKRFLTKKWSLRLITVFGLVCIIFIAMGLVRELVNRYMVNQEIEKMQAEINTLERKNQELGGLVDYLNTDAFKEIQARQNLGMQKDGETAVSIESMPDNINTVAELPQDNNDSSDKTNMEKWWNYFFSNN is encoded by the coding sequence ATGAAGAAAAGGTTTTTAACAAAAAAATGGTCTTTGAGGTTGATAACTGTTTTTGGTTTGGTTTGTATTATTTTTATTGCAATGGGACTAGTGAGGGAATTGGTTAATCGGTATATGGTTAATCAGGAAATTGAAAAAATGCAAGCTGAAATTAATACTTTAGAAAGAAAAAATCAAGAATTGGGAGGCTTGGTTGATTATTTAAATACTGATGCATTTAAAGAAATTCAAGCTCGGCAAAATCTAGGAATGCAAAAAGATGGAGAGACAGCTGTTTCAATAGAATCAATGCCTGATAATATTAATACTGTTGCAGAACTTCCTCAAGATAATAATGATTCGTCTGATAAGACAAATATGGAAAAATGGTGGAATTATTTCTTTTCAAACAATTAA
- a CDS encoding peptidylprolyl isomerase, whose amino-acid sequence MEQNFENPIMEKPVEEKKDEMFSQIPKRKTKKIWIVLGVILVVALLGFLVWKFGLSGNIGGRISKVLPIPAARVNGGFVMSSKLDKNYQALKFFYDSQQGQTEEKISDLDIKKMALDRLIEDEMVSQLSEKYDIKISNEDIDKEYKLVLEDYDSENELKKEIKSLYDMDITEFKQEVLKPSLMYDKLQKSYLMDDKIDKDRKSKSDEAKKKAEDALAKLKSGKDFAELAKEISEDKSTKKNGGDLGFFGKDEMELEFETASFKLNVGETSEIIRTIEGFHIIKVDKKKGSGDDEQVKASHIFFKVKDDFDQWFLDQKKKLKVKIYVKDIKWNKEQSTIEGLEQQGTEDVSADDVEIENVEVEPVK is encoded by the coding sequence ATGGAACAAAATTTTGAGAATCCTATCATGGAAAAACCAGTTGAAGAAAAAAAAGATGAAATGTTTTCGCAAATTCCAAAGCGTAAAACTAAAAAGATTTGGATTGTTTTGGGAGTTATTTTAGTTGTTGCTCTTTTAGGTTTTTTGGTTTGGAAATTTGGGTTGTCTGGAAATATAGGTGGAAGAATTTCAAAAGTATTGCCAATACCAGCTGCGAGAGTAAATGGTGGATTTGTAATGTCGTCAAAATTAGATAAAAATTATCAAGCATTGAAATTTTTTTATGATTCTCAACAAGGACAAACAGAAGAAAAAATCAGTGATTTAGATATTAAGAAGATGGCGCTAGATCGTTTAATCGAAGATGAAATGGTTAGTCAATTGTCAGAAAAATATGATATCAAAATTTCTAATGAAGATATTGATAAAGAATACAAATTAGTTTTGGAAGATTATGATTCTGAGAATGAATTAAAAAAAGAAATAAAAAGTTTGTATGATATGGATATTACAGAATTTAAACAAGAAGTTTTAAAGCCTTCTTTAATGTATGATAAATTACAAAAGTCATATTTAATGGATGACAAGATTGATAAAGATCGAAAATCAAAAAGCGATGAAGCAAAGAAAAAAGCAGAAGATGCTTTGGCAAAATTGAAAAGTGGAAAAGATTTTGCTGAATTAGCGAAAGAGATTAGTGAAGATAAATCAACAAAGAAAAATGGTGGTGATTTAGGTTTTTTTGGTAAGGATGAGATGGAGCTAGAATTTGAAACAGCATCTTTTAAATTAAATGTTGGTGAGACAAGTGAAATTATTAGAACTATTGAAGGATTTCATATTATAAAAGTTGATAAGAAAAAAGGTTCTGGAGATGATGAACAAGTCAAAGCTTCGCATATCTTTTTTAAAGTGAAAGATGATTTTGATCAATGGTTTTTAGATCAAAAAAAGAAATTGAAAGTCAAGATTTATGTTAAAGATATAAAATGGAATAAAGAGCAGTCAACGATTGAAGGATTGGAACAACAAGGTACAGAAGATGTTTCTGCTGATGATGTTGAGATTGAAAACGTGGAAGTGGAGCCAGTCAAGTAA
- a CDS encoding chitobiase/beta-hexosaminidase C-terminal domain-containing protein, which translates to MKKLIRRNSLMFLSAVFVLVLSCFVFLQKNVQAATWQIETVDNSSDNVGSDSSLALDSFGNPRISYFENENKALKYAFWNGSAWNIQTVDDTGSVGQYTSLALDSSNNPRIAYQDLSNYSLKYASWNGSAWDMQAVDETHIIARSISLALDSSNNPRISYYDWFNDDLKYASWDGFVWDIQIIDVGQHPSLALDSFNNPHISYYDATLDDLKYASWNGSAWVIETIDSTGDVGGDNSLALDSSNHPHISYYDATLDDLKYESWNGSAWVIETIDSTGDVGGDNSLALDSSNNPHISYYDATLDDLKYASWNGSAWVIETVDSTGDVGGDNSLALDSSNNPHISYYDATNGNLKYAFADVTAPITTASPAGGIYSSTQSVVLTAVDDSAFTTYYTTDGSEPTTSSTQYTVLISISSDTTLKFFSVDIYGNVENVETEIYEFDRIILTSELNNQAVTSCGLKFKFKKLPTKLTKDKKYWIKCKKTKKYPRKWQNAKKTALKKYWKITTNLRKYKVKKSSQKFKIKVAFKYTKAEFKKLRKRNRLAKENNLFLKFKIKKGTWKSLSDVWTNAKIKRNVKTNRFTVTYFTKFPKKIYYFGIGLK; encoded by the coding sequence ATGAAAAAATTAATCCGAAGAAACAGTTTAATGTTTTTAAGCGCTGTTTTTGTATTGGTACTTTCTTGCTTTGTTTTTTTGCAGAAAAATGTTCAGGCAGCAACTTGGCAGATTGAGACTGTGGATAATAGTTCGGATAATGTAGGTTCAGATAGTTCTTTGGCTTTGGATTCTTTTGGTAATCCAAGAATTAGTTATTTTGAAAATGAAAATAAAGCTCTTAAATATGCTTTTTGGAATGGATCTGCTTGGAATATACAAACGGTTGATGATACAGGTAGCGTTGGTCAATATACTTCTTTAGCATTAGATTCTTCTAACAATCCAAGGATTGCTTATCAAGATCTTTCGAATTATAGTCTCAAATACGCTTCTTGGAATGGCTCTGCTTGGGATATGCAGGCAGTTGATGAGACACATATTATTGCTCGCAGTATTTCTTTAGCATTGGATTCTTCTAACAATCCGAGAATTAGTTATTATGATTGGTTTAATGATGATCTTAAATATGCTTCATGGGATGGTTTCGTGTGGGATATTCAGATAATTGATGTTGGTCAGCATCCTTCTCTAGCTCTAGATTCTTTTAATAACCCACATATTAGTTATTATGATGCTACTCTTGATGATCTCAAATATGCATCATGGAATGGATCTGCTTGGGTTATAGAGACGATTGATTCAACAGGTGATGTTGGCGGAGATAATTCTTTAGCTTTGGATTCTTCTAATCACCCACATATTAGTTATTATGATGCTACTCTTGATGATCTCAAATATGAATCATGGAATGGATCTGCTTGGGTTATAGAGACGATTGATTCAACAGGTGATGTTGGCGGAGATAATTCTTTAGCTTTGGATTCTTCTAATAACCCACATATTAGTTATTATGATGCTACTCTTGATGATCTTAAATATGCATCATGGAATGGATCTGCTTGGGTTATAGAAACAGTTGATTCAACAGGTGATGTTGGCGGAGATAATTCTTTAGCTTTGGATTCTTCTAATAACCCACATATTAGTTATTATGATGCTACAAATGGTAATCTTAAATATGCTTTTGCTGATGTTACTGCACCAATTACAACTGCAAGTCCAGCAGGTGGCATATATTCTTCAACACAATCAGTGGTATTAACAGCTGTTGATGATTCTGCATTTACAACATATTATACAACTGACGGATCAGAGCCAACAACTTCTTCAACACAATATACTGTTCTAATTAGTATTTCTTCAGATACAACATTAAAATTCTTTTCCGTTGATATTTATGGTAATGTTGAGAATGTAGAAACTGAAATTTATGAATTTGATCGTATTATTTTAACTTCAGAATTAAATAATCAAGCTGTCACTAGTTGTGGTTTAAAATTCAAGTTTAAGAAATTGCCTACAAAGTTAACTAAAGATAAAAAATACTGGATTAAATGTAAAAAGACTAAGAAGTATCCTAGAAAATGGCAGAATGCAAAAAAGACTGCCTTGAAGAAATATTGGAAGATAACTACTAATCTCAGAAAATACAAAGTTAAAAAATCTTCACAGAAATTTAAGATTAAAGTAGCTTTTAAGTATACTAAAGCAGAATTTAAGAAGTTGAGGAAAAGAAATAGATTGGCAAAAGAAAATAATTTGTTTTTGAAATTCAAGATTAAAAAAGGAACTTGGAAATCATTATCTGATGTTTGGACTAATGCAAAGATCAAGCGTAATGTGAAAACGAATAGGTTCACTGTCACATATTTTACAAAGTTTCCTAAAAAGATTTATTATTTTGGGATTGGATTGAAATAA